A genomic segment from Glycine soja cultivar W05 chromosome 18, ASM419377v2, whole genome shotgun sequence encodes:
- the LOC114395930 gene encoding probable galacturonosyltransferase 15 has translation MKFYISTKGIKRVTISNGEGKGSAKTTAVAAGAGRRISARTVFPVMVVLGIVLPFLFVRIAILMLESAAACSSLECAGWRFFSGVDTSLELRDELTRALIEANDGNVNEGAGSFNELVKEMTSKQDLKAFAFKTKAMLSQLERKVQLARQQESVYWHLASHGIPKSLHCLCLKLAEEYSVNAMARSRLPPPEFVSRLVDPTFHHLVLLTDNVLAASVVVTSTIESSINPEKLIFHIVTDKKTYAPMHAWFATNSIKSVVEVRGLHQYDWSEEVNAGVKEMLATNHLIWKQYYNKEKDLDYTQENSRYLEALRPSSLSLMNQLRIYLPELFPDLKKIVFLDDDVVVQHDISFLWELDLNGKVIGSVFKSWCGDGCCPGSKYINYLNFSHPLVASNFDGDQCAWLYGMNIIDLETWRRTNITETYHQWLKLNLKSGMTMWNPGVLPPALMTFEGQVHPISSSMLVTDLGYRHQSAEISKEKLEAAAVIHFSGPAKPWLEIGFPEVRSLWSRYVNISNKFIGRCRITG, from the exons ATGAAGTTCTACATATCAACGAAGGGGATAAAGAGAGTGACGATATCGAACGGCGAGGGAAAGGGATCGGCGAAGACGACGGCGGTGGCGGCCGGCGCCGGTCGCCGGATATCGGCTCGGACGGTGTTTCCGGTGATGGTGGTGCTCGGGATCGTGCTGCCGTTTCTGTTCGTGAGGATCGCGATCTTGATGCTGGAATCTGCTGCGGCGTGTTCCTCATTGG AATGTGCTGGGTGGAGGTTTTTCAGTGGAGTCGACACGTCACTG GAACTCAGAGATGAGCTGACCAGAGCGCTAATAGAGGCAAATGATGGTAATGTTAATGAGGGAGCAGGGTCGTTCAATGAACTTGTGAAAGAGATGACCTCAAAACAAGACCTTAAGGCTTTTGCTTTCAAGACCAAAGCCAtg CTATCACAGTTGGAACGCAAGGTGCAATTAGCAAGACAACAGGAGTCGGTTTATTGGCATCTAGCTTCTCATGGTATTCCTAAAAGTCTACATTGTCTATGTCTAAAGTTGGCTGAAGAATATTCTGTAAATGCTATGGCCAGATCTCGTCTACCCCCTCCTGAATTTGTATCGCGCCTTGTTGACCCTACCTTTCACCACTTAGTTCTCCTAACTGACAATGTCCTTGCTGCCTCTGTTGTTGTAACCTCTACAATTGAAAGTTCAATCAACCcagaaaaactaatttttcatATTGTTACTGACAAAAAAACTTATGCTCCAATGCATGCTTGGTTTGCCACCAATTCTATTAAATCAGTTGTGGAAGTTAGGGGATTACACCAATATGACTGGTCTGAAGAAGTGAATGCTGGTGTTAAAGAGATGCTAGCAACTAATCACTTAATTTGGAAGCAATACTATAATAAGGAAAAGGACCTTGACTATACTCAAGAGAATAGCAGATATTTGGAGGCTTTAAGGCCCAGCAGCCTATCCTTGATGAATCAACTCCGCATTTATTTGCCTGAG CTGTTTCCAGATCTCAAAAAGATAGTATTCTTGGATGATGATGTTGTAGTACAACATGACATATCTTTTTTGTGGGAACTAGATCTTAATGGCAAAGTCATTGGTTCTGTATTCAAGTCGTGGTGTGGAGACGGCTGCTGCCCTGGAAGTAAATACATAAACTACTTGAACTTTTCACATCCTCTTGTTGCATCAAACTTTGACGGTGATCAGTGTGCATGGCTCTATGGCATGAATATTATTGATCTTGAAACTTGGAGGAGAACAAACATTACGGAGACCTACCATCAATGGTTGAAACTT AACCTCAAGTCCGGGATGACAATGTGGAATCCAGGAGTGCTTCCACCTGCCTTGATGACATTTGAGGGTCAAGTGCATCCTATAAGTTCATCAATGCTTGTGACTGATTTAGGTTATCGCCATCAATCAGCAGAAATTAGCAAAGAGAAATTAGAAGCTGCAGCTGTTATTCATTTCAGTGGCCCTGCAAAGCCATGGCTTGAAATTGGTTTCCCAGAGGTTCGAAGTTTATGGAGTAGATACGTAAATATCTCTAATAAGTTTATTGGGAGATGTAGAATTACAGGGTGA